The region ACTTCTGCATCTTTAGGCTCTACTGGTGCAGGCTCTGGCGCAGGTTGAATTATTTCTAATGAAACCTTTGCATCACCTTTATCAGACGGACCTACGATATTAACATCAGTAGGTGCCTTACTAGCCATCTCTAATACTGTCACTGTACCAACAACTGAAACAACAAGTGTAAGAACCAGCAAAATCAAAATAGTTTTTTTCGAAACGTCATCTTTTGCCATATTACTTACCTCCTTTTAAGAAACTTTGTTTTTAAAAAAACTCCATTTCTTCACCTTAAAAATTAAATTATTGTACTGAATACAAAAAATTATATTTAAAGCTTTCTATTTTTTGGCCTTTTTTCCATACCAGGACCCAAATAACGCCACTGAAACGACCAAGAAGTAGTAAACATAAAAAACAACTAAAAAACCAATAAATTTCACTACTTAATCATAGTTAAATAACCAAAAGATATTTAAATGATTAAATTCTTTACCAACTAAAATGTGGGCCGACTTACTACATAAAATTTGTATTTTCTTAATAATTATAATTTTAATAACATTAGGTTGGACTGCAAATGATATCATCAGTGAAAGCCTAGAAATAAAATATGAAAAACCATTCGCATTTTCAATTAAAGAAATAACTAAAAGTACAGAAATTAGTTCTCCCTCAAATCACATTAAAGAAAACCAAATTCATGTTTACCAAGATTTAATCATTTTAGATATAAAAAACGCTAGTTGGGGTAGTTTTACAGATACTAATAGCATGGATCCATTCTTAGATCAAGGCTCAAATAGCATCGAAATCAAACCAACAAAACAATCACAAATTCAAGTAGGAGATATTATTTCTTATGAAAACTCTAAAAAAGAAATCATAATTCACAGAGTAATAGAAAAAGGACTTGATTCAGAAGGTACTTATTATATACTTAAAGGAGATAATAATCAAGGTAAAGATCATCAAAAAGTACGGTTCAATCAAATCAAAGGAATTTTAGTTGGAATAATTTACTAATCAAACCAAAATGGTTTTTCAAGAAGAAGCTAAATATTTAAGAGAATGCCAAACAAGGGTCATAATCCCTGTTCCAACTAGGTCAGGAATTGAAAAATTTCTATTTCACCAAGATAAAAATTCTCAAACAGGACAAGAATCTCACATTAAATCAATTGGGGGAATAGTTGACTTAGGTGATTTAAGCATTACTGAAAGATTATCTTTAGAAGTTTCTCAAGAATTAGGTGCAGAATTAGTTTATGTTGAACCATTTTATGTTGCAATTGATTCAAGAACAGATTCTACAACTGGCTCAACAGTTCATTCAGTTATTCATTATTATTGGGGAAAATTAAAAAGAACGCCCCCTGAAGGAATCATAACTCCTGATAAAACATTAATTACTCCCTCAGGTGCAAAAATACATCTCCCTAACATAACTCCTGATGAAAATGGAGATATCACACACAGAATTAAACATTTAACAAGGGATGATGTTCAAACAATGTGTTATGATGGCACTCGAAGAGCAGTAGATCAATTAAATGATTTAAGTTTAAATGAACGCGCAAAATCTAGAGACTATACTCTTTCACAAGAATATGTTAGTTTAGTTCAACAAATGACTGGTAAAAAAATTTCTCAAAAATGCCAACTTATTCTCAGACCATATAAAAAGCATGCAATCAAAGGATTAAAAGAAGCTCAATTATTAATTATGACTGATTTATTTTGGCACAATACAAGACTTACTTGGAATAGAAGAAAACATGCTAGTTTAAAAAAACAAGTGAAAACTTATGCGCGATCTAAAAAATTCAAAACAGAGATTCAAAAACTATTTGAAGGAGGCCAATTATACTTAAAATATTTTCAATAATAAAAAATAATCTAACATATTATACTCCCATCATATAGTGCACTCTCAATCATAAGTAACCAAATCCACATATAAAAAAAATTATTTCTTCA is a window of Candidatus Woesearchaeota archaeon DNA encoding:
- a CDS encoding signal peptidase I, with product MWADLLHKICIFLIIIILITLGWTANDIISESLEIKYEKPFAFSIKEITKSTEISSPSNHIKENQIHVYQDLIILDIKNASWGSFTDTNSMDPFLDQGSNSIEIKPTKQSQIQVGDIISYENSKKEIIIHRVIEKGLDSEGTYYILKGDNNQGKDHQKVRFNQIKGILVGIIY